The following nucleotide sequence is from bacterium.
AGTGAGGGAAGATACTATAGCTAAACACGTACTTTAAAGGTGTTTTTTCGGCTTTTTACATCCAGATGACATTGAAATGAAAGAAGAATGGATTTCTTACCCAAAAAAGCTTAAGATTCTTGCCATAACTATAATGATACCATTGCTTGTTGTATTCTTTCTTTTCTTTAAAGATAGATTTAAGGAGATTGCCCTTTTTTTGTACACCATCTCTGCTAACTCCTTTATCCCATTTCCCCATGAGCCAGTGGTAATACTCTATGGAAGCATACTAAATCCATTGGTGGTAAGCATAATATGTGGGGTTGCCACAATCTTTAGTGCAATAATAGACCTAATTGTTATGAGTTTTCTCTTTAAACACAAAAGTGTGGTTGAATTTAAGGAAAGGAATTATTGGTATAAACTAGCCGCAAGATACTTTAATATATCTCCAAGTGGAGCAATGGTCTTTGCTGCATTTACACCCATCCCATTTTACCCATTCAGGGTTATGGCAATACTTACCGGGCTTGCAAAATGGAAGTATATCCTCTCAACATTCATTGGACGCACTCCAAGATACTATCTTCTAGCCCTAATGGGAGATGCATTTTACATTCCCCTTTGGGCTATTGTGTTGCTATTCTTTTTGATACTTATTCCTCCAGTATTAAAGGTAGTAAAAAGGCTAATCTTTAATGTACCATAGATGCATATTCTTTCTTATTGATGGAGCAAGATATGATGTAACAAAGGAATTGTTGGCAGATGGGAAGCTTCCAAATATAGAAAAATATTTCCTCAAAAATGGCAGCTTTCTAAAGGGATTTTCTGTGCTTCCAACCACCACGGGACCAGCCCATATCCCATTTTTGTTTGGGGTCTTTCCAGGGGTTGCAAATATCCCTGGGATAAGATGGTTTGATAAGTCTATCAAATCTTTCTGGAATAAGCATCGCAGCTATGTAGGCCCGGGCAGCTATTTTATGGGTAATGATGTAAAAAGGGAGTATCACTCTTTATTTGAATATTTTTCCTCTCCTTCTAATATCTTTGGCTCACTTGATCGTTGTTATGGAACAAGGTTAAAAAATACAAGGATAGAAAAGCTTTTGTGGTTTCTCTTTGCCCACTATTCTAATCGATGGGAGCTGGTGGATGATTATGCAGGGAAAAGGCTCATTTTATCTTTGAAGGGTGGATGTGATTTTATATTTGCTGTTTTTCCCGCAATTGATGAGCTCAGCCATCTTACCCATCCCTATCACCATAAGGTTCTAAACAGCTATCTTAAAATAGATAGGATTGTAAAGGATACCTGTAGATGCTTGGAAGGGCAGAATATCTTGGAATCCACACTTTTGGTTATGGCATCTGACCATGGGCTTACAAAAACAGAAACCCATATCAGTCTGGTTGATCTCTTAAAGGAACATGGGTTTAACCCCCTATATTATCCAAAAATATTTAAAAGAGGCTATGATTCAGTGGTAATGGAATCAGGAAATGCTATGTCACTTATCTACTTTCTTGATCAGCCATCTCAACCCAAAACCATTGATGAGATAATGAGGGATAAAAGGAAAAGGAGGCTTATAGATTCTTTATTAAATAAAGAGGGGATAGAATTTATTGTTTTTCGTCTTAAAAATAGGGGGGTCTGTGTTTTAAATCTAACCGGAAGGATTTCAATCTATAATAGAAATAACGGCTATTATTTCAAGATAAAGGGTATAAACCCACTTGGATTTCCAAATACAGGCTTTATCCCTGAAGAAGATTCTATATTGTTAACCCAAAATAGCCCATTTCCCGATTCTATAAAACAGCTTGATCAGATATTCTTATCAGGAAGGAGTGGTGATATTATTGTGCTATCAAAAAAAGGCTATGATTTAAGAGAAAAACATGAATGGCCTGAGCATAAAAGCTCCCATGGTTCGCTGATTAGGGAGCATATGGAGGTTCCTATATTCATCAACTATCCCATTTATACAAATCCTATCCGCACAGTTGATCTTTTCTCTATAATCCTAAAGCTCTTGGGAAAAACCCTACCTCAAAATATTGTATGTGTTTAGGTAGGTGAGAATAAAATTGGGAAATAGGCACTTAAGGCACAAAGGCGAGAGAGTTTATTTATTACTTGCTTTCTTTGTGCCTTTGCCCCTTTGTGCCTAGGTATATAAGACAGCTAAACAACGGCTATGGTAATTTAGAAGCTAAACACGTACTTAATATCTAATCCTCGGGTCAGAGATGGCAAGGAGAATATCTGCAATTAGATTTCCCAAGATAAGAAGGAGGGTTGAAATAACAAGACCTCCCATAACAACATATAAATCCTGCGATAAAACAGCATCTAGGATGAGCCTTCCCATCCCAGGCCATCTTGTAATTATCTCAATAAGAGCAGCACCTGAAAGAACTGAGGAAAGTTGGAATCCAAAGATTGTAATCATTGGATTCATTGCATTCCTCAAGGTATGCTTATACAAAACATTGTTATGAGACAATCCCTTTGCCCTTGCTGCTGTAATATATGGTAGAGATAAAACCTCAAGGATATAGCCCCTCATAACCCTTAAAAGCCATCCAAGTCCTCCTATGATAAGACAACCAGCAGGAATAACTATATGCAGTGCATAATCTTTAATTTTTCCAAAAAATGAAAGCTCATAATGATCAATGCTTATCACGCCACCAATCGGAAGAATGTGTGTATTAGCGGCAAAAAATATAAAAAGAAAGGCGAGGAAAAATGCAGGAATGCTCATTGAAATAAATGAAAAAAAGGATATTGTCTTATCAAACACCGAATATTTATGTTGAGAAGAGATTAAAGCAAGGGGTATGGCAAAGAGCCATAAAAAAATAAGAACAACAAAAGAGAGATACAATGTATTAAAAAGCCTTTGTTTAATCAATGTAATCACTGGAATGTGGTAGGCTAAAGAAACCCCAAAGTCAAGATGAATGATCTTCCAAAGCCATTTGAAATATTGGATATAAAGGGGCTTATCAAACCCAAATTCCTTTCTCATATCTTCAATTGTCTCCTTGCTTATCTCTGGATTAAGCTTAAGGCTTGTCCAAAAATCCCCTGGGGCAAGCTGAATAAGAAAGAAAGAGATAATGGTTACCCCAAATAAAAGGGGGATGGCATGTAAAAGCCTTTTTATGATGTATTTTATCATCCTTCCTTCTTCAAAGAAAGAAGCTTTCCAAATGAAAGCCCTTCCAGGAATAAAAAAACAATCCCCACAATGGTTACAGGAACAAATGAAATAATATATGTAACCATTGAGTAGGAAAAGGCTATATCTTTATCTACCCCAAATAGGGCTAAAGCAAGGATACAAAAATATTGGTATGTTCCTAAATAGCCTGGGGCAGCTGGAATCATAACACCAATTACCGCCATTACAAGGACAAAAAAGCCGACATAGACGGGAAGATTAAGGGAAAAGCCATTGATACAGAAATACAAAAAAAGCCCATAAATCCCCCAAACAACAATGGAATAAAGCAAGATAATAAAAACCTGCTTTAAAGAGCCAAGAATAGAAAATCCCTCTGCAAATTCCTCAACCATACCTGCTAATTTTTTTGAAAAAGCCATTTTTTTTAGGACAAAATCCTTCTTAACCTTAATAAGAATAAAGAAAAAAAGGGCAAGGATATAAACACTAGCAACCACAAATCCCATTGTTTTAACCTTCTTTGGAAATTGACAAACAAAAAGAAGAATTGCCAGAAATAAGAATACAGAAAGCCCGTCAAATACCCTTTCTAAAAGAATTGTTCCAAAGGCAAGGCTTATACTTACATTTTCCCTTTTTTTAAGGATATATGGCCTTGCAAGCTCGCCAATCCTTGCAGGAAGCACATTGTTTATCATAAGCCCAATAAGAAAGCTTGATGTAAGGCTATAAAAACTTAAAGGCTTTAAAAAGAAAAATCGCCACCTTATAACCCTTACGATAAAACCAAGAACAATAAAGAGAAATGATAGACCAATCCATTGCCATTTAATCTTTGAAAATGACAAAATAACTTGAGAAAACGAAAGGTCTTTTATTGCGAGATAAATAAAAAAAATGCTTATTAAAATGGGAAGGAAAACCTTTATTTTGTTCATTACAAATTGAAAGGGAGTAAAATTTGCAATTGCCTCTACAAGAGCTTCCCTATTCTACAAAATGTTCCCTAAATCCAGTACCTGTGGGAATAAGCCTTCCGATTATAACATTCTCCTTCAAGCCCGAAAGATCATCAATCTGTCCATCAATCGATGCATCGGTCAATACCCTTGTTGTTTCTTGAAATGATGCGGCACTAATAAAGCTATCGGTAGCTAAAGATGCCTTTGTAATTCCAAGGAGGATAATTTTTCCCTGAGCCTGCTTTTTCCCTCCCCTTTTTGCCTTTTCATTTATCTCTTTAAATTTAGCCCTATCTATTTGCTCCCCTGGCAGAAGCCCTGTTTCCCCTGGGTCTGTAATCTTTACCTTCCTTAACATCTGCCTTATGATAACCTCAATGTGCTTATCATTTATATCAACATCTTGATGCCTATAAACCTCTTGAATTTCATTTAGAAGGTATCTCTGGAGCCTTTTTTCACCCTCTATCCTTAATATATCATGTGGATCAATAGGTCCTTCAACTAGCTGCTCACCAGCCTTAACCATATCACCTGGATGAACCTTAAGATGACGCCCCATCGAAATACTATACTCCTTTAGATCTTGGGTTATCTCATTTTTAACCTCAATTATCCTCGTCCTCATACCCTCTGTTTCCTTAAAGCTTACCACACCATCTATTTCAGAAAGAATAGCCGGATCTTTTGGCCTTCTCGCCTCAAAAAGCTCAACCACCCTCGGAAGGCCACCGGTAATATCCTTTGTATAAATAAATTCCTGGGGGAATTTAGCAATTACATCCCCAGCCTTCACCTCCCTACCCTCTTCTACTACAAGCCTTGCACCATTTGGAATGGTATATCTAGTAATCTGACCATCTAAGCTGATTATCAAAACAACAGGTTGAAGCTTTCCCTCTCGATCAGGGATTATCGTCCTTCTATAATACCCAGTATTCTCATCAAGCTCCTCCCTCAATGTCCTTTCAGAAACAATATCAACAAATTTAATCTTACCACTTATCTCTGTAAGGATGGGTTCATTATAGGGATCAAAATCAGCAATTTTTCTCCCCCCTTCTACAAATTCGTCTTGCTTGACAAATATCCTTGCCCCTGTTTTTAGCCTTATCTTTCTCTCGTCAGATACAATGTAAAGAGAGTCTTTGAAAAATTTTACCGTTCCCCGCACAGGTGTTTGAATGAATCTATCTTCTGACTGGATTATTTTCTCCCCTATATTTACCCAAAATCCTTCATGGACAATAGGTTTAAAAGAAGATGATAAGGGATGAGAAAATAAGACCTTTACAATTGTTATATCTCCCTCCCTCAAAGAAATATAGGTTCCATCATCCATTTCAACTAGCCTTTTTGGAAGATCAACAATCCGTACAGGATAATCAAATTTTATTTCTGCCTCTTCCACTGCACGACGTGCTGTTCCTCCAATATGAAATGTTCTCATAGTAAGCTGGGTTCCTGGTTCACCAATGGATTGAGCGGCAATTATTCCTACTGTTTCTCCCAAATCAACCAATTTTCGTGTAGAAAGATCCCAACCATAGCATTTACTACATATCCCCTTTTCTGCTTCACAGGTAAGCACATACCTTATTTTTATCTTCTCAATCTCTGCTTTATCTATTTTCTCTGCTCTCTCCTCTGTAATCTCTTCATTCTCTTTGACAATTATCTCTC
It contains:
- a CDS encoding lysylphosphatidylglycerol synthase transmembrane domain-containing protein, which gives rise to MNKIKVFLPILISIFFIYLAIKDLSFSQVILSFSKIKWQWIGLSFLFIVLGFIVRVIRWRFFFLKPLSFYSLTSSFLIGLMINNVLPARIGELARPYILKKRENVSISLAFGTILLERVFDGLSVFLFLAILLFVCQFPKKVKTMGFVVASVYILALFFFILIKVKKDFVLKKMAFSKKLAGMVEEFAEGFSILGSLKQVFIILLYSIVVWGIYGLFLYFCINGFSLNLPVYVGFFVLVMAVIGVMIPAAPGYLGTYQYFCILALALFGVDKDIAFSYSMVTYIISFVPVTIVGIVFLFLEGLSFGKLLSLKKEG
- a CDS encoding VTT domain-containing protein, with amino-acid sequence MKEEWISYPKKLKILAITIMIPLLVVFFLFFKDRFKEIALFLYTISANSFIPFPHEPVVILYGSILNPLVVSIICGVATIFSAIIDLIVMSFLFKHKSVVEFKERNYWYKLAARYFNISPSGAMVFAAFTPIPFYPFRVMAILTGLAKWKYILSTFIGRTPRYYLLALMGDAFYIPLWAIVLLFFLILIPPVLKVVKRLIFNVP
- a CDS encoding alkaline phosphatase family protein — translated: MYHRCIFFLIDGARYDVTKELLADGKLPNIEKYFLKNGSFLKGFSVLPTTTGPAHIPFLFGVFPGVANIPGIRWFDKSIKSFWNKHRSYVGPGSYFMGNDVKREYHSLFEYFSSPSNIFGSLDRCYGTRLKNTRIEKLLWFLFAHYSNRWELVDDYAGKRLILSLKGGCDFIFAVFPAIDELSHLTHPYHHKVLNSYLKIDRIVKDTCRCLEGQNILESTLLVMASDHGLTKTETHISLVDLLKEHGFNPLYYPKIFKRGYDSVVMESGNAMSLIYFLDQPSQPKTIDEIMRDKRKRRLIDSLLNKEGIEFIVFRLKNRGVCVLNLTGRISIYNRNNGYYFKIKGINPLGFPNTGFIPEEDSILLTQNSPFPDSIKQLDQIFLSGRSGDIIVLSKKGYDLREKHEWPEHKSSHGSLIREHMEVPIFINYPIYTNPIRTVDLFSIILKLLGKTLPQNIVCV
- a CDS encoding ABC transporter permease, with translation MIKYIIKRLLHAIPLLFGVTIISFFLIQLAPGDFWTSLKLNPEISKETIEDMRKEFGFDKPLYIQYFKWLWKIIHLDFGVSLAYHIPVITLIKQRLFNTLYLSFVVLIFLWLFAIPLALISSQHKYSVFDKTISFFSFISMSIPAFFLAFLFIFFAANTHILPIGGVISIDHYELSFFGKIKDYALHIVIPAGCLIIGGLGWLLRVMRGYILEVLSLPYITAARAKGLSHNNVLYKHTLRNAMNPMITIFGFQLSSVLSGAALIEIITRWPGMGRLILDAVLSQDLYVVMGGLVISTLLLILGNLIADILLAISDPRIRY